The window CCGAACGCCCGCCAGGCCCGCACCTCCACCGTCCGCGGCTGGGAGACGCTTCCCGCGATCACCGGCTGACGCGCCGAGACGCTCGGGCGGCCCAGGCCCGCCCGAGCCACCGGGCGGGCTCCGGCCCGTCACACATCCGGCCAGCACCTTCCCGCGCGCCTGGCCGTGCCGCCGGCATCAGGCCGTGTCACCGACATCAAGAAAGGGGCCCGGTGGGAAACCCGTTCAGCTACCAGGGCAGGCGCGTCGTCGTGACCGGCGCCGCCTCCGGGGTGGGAGCGGCGCTCGTGGAGCTGCTCGTCGAGCTCGACGCGGCGCACATCACGGCGATCGACCGGGACACTCCGGCCGGGCCGGCCCACCAGTTCATCCGCGCGGACCTGTCCACCGAGGCCGGCGTGGAGGCCGCCGCCGAGGCCGTCGACGGCCCTGCCCAGGTGCTGTTCGCCAACGCCGGCGTCGCCGCGACCCAGCCGACGCGGACCGTGCTGAGCGTCAACTTCCTCGCCACCCGCCGGCTGTGCCAACGGCTCGCCCCACGGATGACCGCGGGCGGCGCGATCGTGCTGACCTCGTCGATGGCGGGCACCGGCTGGCCCAACCACCGCGACGACCTGCTGAAGCTCATGGCGATCGACGACTGGGACGAGGCGCTCGCCTGGTTCGACGCCCACCCCGAGCTGACCGCCGACTCCTACGGCCTGTCCAAGGAATGCGGCCAGGTCTACACCTTGTACGCGTCCCGGGAACTCGGCCGGTCGGGCATCCGGATCACCAGCG of the Pseudofrankia saprophytica genome contains:
- a CDS encoding coniferyl-alcohol dehydrogenase yields the protein MGNPFSYQGRRVVVTGAASGVGAALVELLVELDAAHITAIDRDTPAGPAHQFIRADLSTEAGVEAAAEAVDGPAQVLFANAGVAATQPTRTVLSVNFLATRRLCQRLAPRMTAGGAIVLTSSMAGTGWPNHRDDLLKLMAIDDWDEALAWFDAHPELTADSYGLSKECGQVYTLYASRELGRSGIRITSACPNPISTPLLADFRATMTDELLDWAVRQGHQGRPATAREVAQVLAFLGSDAASYLNGVNIPIDAGMQAALLTDQTD